One genomic region from Flagellimonas oceani encodes:
- a CDS encoding outer membrane beta-barrel protein — MKTISNTKYVKSILASGLMLFAAAGLRGQEPKVKKSVHFSGSIDAYYQTNLTAPDTTQQSFGTAFADELGFALGMVNIIATYEGEKTGAVADIVFGPRGDFATGGYNLNQIYAYWKVSESTRLTAGRFNTYLGYELISPVGNFNYSTSYLTSNGPFSHIGVKADFSLSDDFSLMLAFMNVTDINSNLTGVYSTGAQLGYAGQFLNFYYDGGEFLGFEIDYTAGFELTDNLYLGINAAYADNDGEGFSGVALYPQYATSDDFSVGLRGEYFSTKSEAVSDNPSVLALTLTGSYTVENLIIKPEIRLDSWGSDFEPYFDADGANSKSLSSFLIAIIYFF; from the coding sequence ATGAAAACCATTAGCAACACAAAATACGTAAAAAGCATCCTTGCATCGGGACTGATGTTATTCGCTGCGGCCGGATTACGGGGTCAGGAACCTAAAGTAAAAAAATCTGTTCATTTTAGTGGATCAATTGATGCCTATTATCAGACAAATTTGACCGCGCCCGATACTACGCAACAATCTTTTGGAACCGCATTTGCAGATGAATTAGGTTTTGCACTGGGTATGGTCAACATTATTGCAACATATGAGGGCGAAAAAACTGGTGCTGTTGCGGACATTGTTTTTGGGCCAAGAGGTGATTTTGCTACGGGTGGATATAATTTGAATCAAATTTATGCCTATTGGAAGGTAAGTGAGTCAACAAGGTTAACGGCGGGTCGTTTTAATACCTATCTGGGTTATGAGTTAATTTCACCGGTAGGAAATTTTAACTATAGTACCTCTTATTTAACCTCCAATGGTCCATTTTCACATATCGGGGTAAAAGCTGATTTCAGCCTTTCTGACGATTTTAGTTTAATGCTTGCCTTTATGAACGTTACAGACATTAATAGCAATTTAACAGGTGTTTATTCGACCGGAGCGCAATTGGGATATGCTGGGCAGTTTTTAAATTTTTATTATGATGGGGGTGAATTTCTAGGCTTTGAAATAGATTATACAGCGGGTTTTGAATTAACCGACAATCTATATTTAGGTATAAATGCCGCATATGCGGATAATGATGGTGAAGGCTTTTCCGGCGTTGCGCTTTACCCACAGTATGCAACCTCCGATGACTTCTCAGTTGGCTTGAGAGGTGAATATTTTTCAACCAAATCTGAAGCCGTTTCTGACAATCCCAGTGTTTTGGCATTGACACTAACCGGAAGTTATACCGTTGAGAATTTAATTATTAAGCCGGAAATTAGACTAGACTCTTGGGGAAGCGATTTTGAACCCTATTTTGACGCTGACGGTGCAAATTCAAAAAGCCTATCTTCTTTTTTAATTGCCATAATCTATTTCTTCTAA
- a CDS encoding ArsR/SmtB family transcription factor has product MELLEIIKSLSNETRLNILEWLKNPFAHFPEEELSQDTPELGVCVSDIAKKAGMSTPTVSDYLKMMSAANLLIATRKGQWTYYKRNEKTIQDLATHIKNKL; this is encoded by the coding sequence ATGGAATTGTTGGAAATTATAAAGTCATTATCAAATGAGACTCGTTTGAATATTTTGGAATGGTTAAAAAATCCTTTTGCCCATTTTCCGGAAGAAGAATTGAGCCAAGACACACCTGAACTAGGTGTATGTGTTTCCGATATTGCCAAAAAGGCCGGAATGTCGACTCCCACGGTTTCAGACTATTTAAAAATGATGTCGGCCGCGAATCTATTGATCGCAACACGAAAGGGACAGTGGACCTATTATAAAAGAAATGAAAAAACGATTCAAGATTTAGCAACACATATTAAAAATAAACTATAA
- a CDS encoding L-dopachrome tautomerase-related protein: protein MKTIRYIIMTTLLLALVACKVKTSTIGYTVESKTAAKTHNLETVYTDSIYQFTGVAVSQDNRLFVNYPYWLDQHAHSVVEVKQGKALPYPNEAWNSFKKGEDGQNKFVTVQAVYTDDRNYLWIVDAAGIGLGPVYQRSNKVIKINLATDAIERIYRFPEDIVHDHVYLNDIRVDNQNGFAYMTDSSAGGLVVLNITSGESRYVLAGAPAVLSDSSYTFSPLGEELTASDGQPLKVNSDGIALSPDREWLYFKPLTDNKLYRIATSLLRDFETPMNTMEKGVQNLGKFTTTDGMIFDTKGNLYFGDLENNSIIRITPELQMEELVRDSDQLIWPDSYSISKDGYLYITASQIQLMPWFHQGENKTKLPYKVFRLKL from the coding sequence ATGAAAACAATTCGATACATTATAATGACAACCCTTTTACTTGCCTTGGTGGCCTGTAAGGTTAAAACAAGTACCATTGGTTATACTGTTGAATCCAAGACGGCTGCCAAAACACATAATTTGGAAACGGTGTATACCGACAGTATTTACCAGTTTACAGGGGTGGCCGTATCACAGGACAATCGCTTATTTGTGAACTACCCCTATTGGCTGGACCAACATGCCCACTCCGTAGTCGAGGTAAAACAAGGCAAGGCCTTGCCCTACCCCAATGAAGCTTGGAACAGTTTTAAAAAAGGAGAGGACGGACAAAACAAATTTGTCACGGTACAGGCGGTCTACACCGATGACCGAAACTATCTATGGATCGTGGATGCGGCCGGGATTGGATTAGGTCCAGTTTACCAAAGAAGCAACAAGGTGATCAAGATCAATTTGGCCACGGATGCCATCGAACGGATCTATAGGTTTCCCGAGGATATCGTTCACGACCATGTATATCTCAATGATATCAGGGTGGACAATCAAAACGGTTTTGCGTATATGACGGATTCATCTGCTGGTGGTTTAGTGGTATTGAATATCACATCCGGGGAATCAAGATACGTCCTAGCTGGAGCCCCTGCCGTCCTATCGGACAGTAGCTATACGTTCAGTCCTTTGGGCGAGGAACTTACTGCCTCGGACGGTCAACCCTTAAAGGTAAACAGCGACGGGATAGCCCTAAGCCCAGATAGGGAATGGCTTTATTTCAAACCGCTTACCGATAACAAATTATACCGTATAGCCACTTCATTGCTAAGGGATTTTGAAACACCCATGAACACTATGGAAAAAGGTGTACAGAATCTCGGCAAATTCACCACCACTGACGGCATGATCTTTGACACCAAGGGCAATCTTTATTTTGGTGACCTAGAGAATAACAGCATCATCAGAATTACACCAGAACTTCAAATGGAGGAATTGGTTCGGGACAGTGATCAACTCATTTGGCCTGATAGCTACAGTATTTCCAAAGATGGGTATTTGTATATCACAGCTTCCCAAATCCAGTTGATGCCTTGGTTTCATCAAGGGGAAAACAAAACCAAACTGCCCTATAAGGTGTTCCGGTTAAAACTATGA
- a CDS encoding NADP-dependent oxidoreductase — MKAIVLQAPGGTENLALLEVDRPNITSGEVLIQAKAISINPVDTKTRNGKGIYGRIKEESPLILGWDVSGTVVQSKDPKFQIGDEVFGMVNFPGHGRAYAQYVAAPASQLALKPQNITHEEAAATTLVALTAWQALVSNAKVQKGQKVLIHAASGGVGHIAVQIAKHLGATVVGTSSAKNRDFVLGLGADGHIDHNGYDWGAHPREFDFVLDTIGGENIDRSLEVTKEGGTIISIPTGLNEEVTARAAGKGVKGYFILVESNGGDMEQIASFLEQGVLRPHIFKTYGFDQVQEAHQQQETGRTVGKLILTP, encoded by the coding sequence ATGAAAGCAATTGTATTACAAGCACCCGGGGGTACAGAAAACTTGGCCTTACTAGAGGTCGATAGACCGAACATCACATCCGGGGAGGTATTGATACAGGCCAAGGCGATAAGCATCAACCCTGTCGATACAAAGACCCGTAACGGAAAGGGCATATATGGACGCATCAAGGAGGAAAGTCCACTTATCTTGGGCTGGGACGTTTCAGGTACGGTGGTCCAGAGCAAAGACCCCAAGTTCCAAATCGGCGACGAGGTGTTCGGGATGGTGAACTTTCCCGGGCATGGCAGGGCCTATGCACAATACGTAGCGGCCCCGGCATCACAGCTCGCACTCAAACCCCAGAACATCACCCATGAAGAGGCCGCCGCAACGACCCTGGTGGCCCTGACCGCTTGGCAGGCCCTGGTCTCCAACGCCAAGGTCCAAAAAGGCCAAAAGGTCCTTATCCATGCCGCTTCGGGGGGAGTGGGACACATCGCGGTACAGATCGCCAAACATTTGGGGGCAACGGTGGTCGGCACATCCTCTGCAAAAAACAGGGATTTTGTACTGGGCCTGGGTGCCGATGGCCACATTGACCATAACGGCTACGACTGGGGCGCGCACCCCAGGGAATTTGATTTTGTCCTCGATACCATTGGAGGTGAAAACATCGACCGTTCCCTGGAAGTGACCAAGGAAGGCGGTACGATCATCAGCATCCCCACCGGCCTGAACGAGGAAGTGACCGCTAGGGCAGCGGGCAAAGGGGTAAAAGGGTATTTCATCCTGGTGGAATCCAATGGCGGGGACATGGAACAGATCGCATCGTTCTTGGAACAGGGCGTCCTGAGACCGCACATTTTCAAGACCTATGGTTTTGATCAGGTACAGGAGGCACATCAACAACAGGAGACCGGTAGAACCGTTGGGAAACTGATTCTCACTCCATAA
- the rpiA gene encoding ribose-5-phosphate isomerase RpiA codes for METETEKLNAAKKAITHIENGMVVGLGSGSTSSLMIMLLGELVADGLQINGVASSLKSEQLASKLGIPLLPLNQTTTIDINIDGADEFTEELQLIKGGGGALLREKILAHYSDLNIIITDSSKKSERLGGYPLPLEVIPFAEQKIIKELKDMGLASNLRMEEGKVYRTDQENSILDLDVSNWDDIEALENLLQAMPGIVETGLFLNSTDLVIMGMGNQTFEFKK; via the coding sequence ATGGAGACGGAAACCGAAAAATTAAATGCTGCCAAAAAAGCCATAACACATATAGAAAATGGCATGGTGGTCGGCCTGGGCTCTGGATCCACCTCGTCCCTTATGATCATGCTATTGGGAGAGCTGGTTGCAGACGGACTGCAGATAAATGGCGTTGCCTCTTCCCTAAAATCGGAACAGTTGGCCTCCAAATTGGGCATACCACTATTACCGCTCAACCAAACGACCACGATTGATATCAACATCGATGGTGCGGATGAGTTTACAGAGGAACTCCAACTCATCAAAGGGGGCGGCGGGGCACTCCTACGGGAAAAGATATTGGCCCATTACTCCGACTTGAACATCATCATTACGGATTCGAGCAAGAAAAGTGAACGATTGGGAGGTTACCCACTCCCCTTGGAAGTGATTCCCTTTGCAGAACAAAAAATCATCAAGGAACTCAAGGATATGGGACTGGCCTCAAACCTTCGCATGGAAGAGGGAAAAGTTTACAGAACAGACCAAGAAAACAGTATTTTGGACTTGGATGTCTCCAACTGGGATGATATAGAGGCCCTGGAAAACCTATTGCAAGCAATGCCGGGCATTGTGGAAACCGGTCTGTTTCTGAACAGTACGGATCTGGTCATTATGGGCATGGGGAACCAGACCTTTGAATTTAAAAAATGA
- a CDS encoding nuclear transport factor 2 family protein, whose amino-acid sequence MSNLDIFKKANKVLGDGNYEKFITYCSDDIKWENVGERTFQGKIEVLEYIGSTYDGVVFTTENYITEKEFVVELGQIVFEQDGAPKKSSFCDVWKFKDGLIHQVTSFVI is encoded by the coding sequence ATGAGTAACCTAGACATTTTTAAAAAAGCGAACAAAGTATTGGGAGATGGAAACTATGAAAAATTCATCACCTACTGTAGCGACGACATCAAATGGGAAAACGTAGGTGAGCGTACCTTTCAAGGAAAGATTGAGGTACTTGAATACATAGGCTCCACATATGATGGAGTGGTATTTACCACAGAAAATTATATCACGGAAAAAGAATTTGTTGTGGAGCTTGGCCAGATCGTATTTGAACAGGACGGCGCACCAAAAAAAAGTTCCTTTTGTGACGTTTGGAAATTTAAGGATGGCTTGATCCATCAAGTAACTTCCTTTGTGATTTGA
- a CDS encoding Crp/Fnr family transcriptional regulator codes for MKLELRRHIEEIMPLSIKDFDLIAPYFVPQRFTKGEFVFRQGDKVPYTYFVVSGLLKLLYSDASGKEHILSFAMEDWWETDYYAFYQEGRATMSLRCLEDTEVLHISLEDYHNLCGSFPRMEHFFLQKAISGHIASQQRILSLLGSSAEERYAMLLKRYPSLIQRVSKSQMAAFLGVSRETLSRFYS; via the coding sequence ATGAAATTGGAGCTTAGAAGACATATAGAGGAAATCATGCCCTTGTCCATTAAGGACTTCGATTTGATTGCACCCTATTTTGTACCCCAACGGTTTACTAAAGGAGAATTTGTGTTTCGACAGGGAGATAAGGTTCCGTATACCTATTTTGTGGTATCCGGCCTTTTAAAGCTGCTTTATAGTGATGCATCCGGGAAGGAACATATCCTGTCGTTTGCCATGGAGGATTGGTGGGAAACGGATTATTATGCTTTTTACCAAGAGGGTAGGGCGACGATGTCCCTAAGATGTCTTGAGGATACGGAGGTGCTCCACATAAGTTTGGAAGATTACCATAATCTCTGTGGCTCGTTTCCGCGTATGGAACACTTTTTTCTGCAAAAGGCCATATCTGGTCATATTGCCTCCCAGCAACGCATACTGTCGCTGTTGGGTTCCAGTGCCGAAGAGCGGTATGCCATGCTGCTCAAGCGATACCCATCGCTGATACAACGGGTTTCCAAAAGTCAGATGGCCGCCTTTCTAGGGGTATCCAGAGAAACATTGAGCCGGTTTTATTCATAA
- a CDS encoding HAD family hydrolase, with amino-acid sequence MNTIQSIKAVLFDLDGTLIQTEVLKADSYAMAISELTQGAVDKKQVSDIFNQFVGLSRTEVVQGLAKHYYKELSTHLSSDDLETIGEKLIEKRLALYREILDNTELLSKHFCTYTLGLFHRLKRENYTLVLATMSHLPEAKKVTEAIGIYDQFDLVLTRDDVANGKPAPDIYKKAKEHFGLNSEQCLVIEDSPNGIMAAQNAGMPVFAVTNSITRKSVHDCKLLDPRFIVDDLTQLETVVCSYLESRTD; translated from the coding sequence ATGAATACCATACAATCCATTAAAGCAGTGCTATTTGATCTGGATGGCACATTGATACAAACAGAAGTCCTAAAAGCCGATTCCTATGCGATGGCCATTTCGGAACTGACCCAAGGAGCGGTCGATAAAAAACAGGTATCGGACATCTTCAATCAATTTGTTGGCTTGTCCAGAACAGAGGTGGTCCAAGGCCTCGCAAAACACTATTATAAGGAACTTAGCACCCATTTGTCATCGGACGATTTGGAAACCATTGGAGAAAAGCTCATTGAAAAGCGACTTGCCCTATACCGGGAGATTCTGGATAACACCGAGCTGTTGTCCAAACATTTTTGCACATACACCCTTGGGCTCTTCCATAGGCTAAAAAGGGAAAACTACACCTTGGTACTCGCCACCATGTCACATTTGCCAGAGGCCAAAAAGGTCACTGAGGCCATTGGCATCTACGATCAATTTGATCTGGTCCTGACGCGTGATGATGTAGCCAACGGAAAACCGGCACCGGATATTTACAAAAAGGCCAAGGAGCATTTCGGGCTAAATTCAGAGCAATGTCTGGTCATTGAGGATTCCCCTAACGGAATCATGGCCGCACAAAATGCGGGAATGCCCGTTTTTGCGGTCACAAATTCCATCACAAGGAAATCGGTACACGATTGCAAACTCCTTGATCCAAGGTTTATCGTTGACGACCTGACCCAATTGGAAACGGTCGTCTGTTCTTACCTCGAGTCAAGGACGGACTAG
- a CDS encoding zinc-dependent alcohol dehydrogenase family protein: MKAAVLKEFGPIENFEITDIPTPKPGFKEVLVKVFATSVNPLDYQVRRGDYKSELELPVITGHDVSGEIVEVGPGVENFKVGDQVYYTPEIFNGPGSYVEFHVANEAIIGLKPKNLSHLEAATLPLAAGTAWEMLVTRAQLKINQSILVHGGAGGVGIPTIQIAKAMGATVFTTARKAHHEFLLELGADHVIDYENENYIDTILNLTAGKGVDVVIDTIGGNTLSDSGKILAQMGQVVTIVDIAQPQNLIEAWGKNASYHFVFTRQNRNKLDELTRLVENNKLRPVLKKVFPLEEIGKAHSLLEFKTGDKNFYGKIGIEVTKEM; the protein is encoded by the coding sequence ATGAAAGCAGCAGTATTAAAAGAATTCGGCCCTATCGAGAATTTTGAAATCACCGATATCCCAACTCCTAAACCGGGGTTCAAGGAGGTTCTGGTCAAGGTCTTCGCCACCTCGGTCAACCCATTGGACTACCAAGTACGCCGCGGGGACTATAAAAGTGAATTGGAATTGCCCGTCATCACAGGCCACGATGTCTCCGGCGAGATTGTGGAGGTCGGTCCGGGCGTTGAAAACTTCAAGGTCGGTGACCAGGTCTATTACACCCCCGAAATCTTTAACGGGCCGGGAAGCTATGTGGAGTTCCATGTGGCCAACGAGGCCATCATTGGACTAAAACCAAAGAACCTCAGCCATCTAGAGGCCGCTACCCTGCCCTTGGCCGCCGGAACGGCATGGGAAATGCTCGTGACCAGGGCACAGCTCAAGATCAACCAGTCCATACTGGTACACGGCGGTGCCGGTGGCGTGGGCATCCCCACCATCCAAATAGCAAAGGCCATGGGGGCGACCGTATTTACAACGGCCAGAAAGGCACATCATGAATTCCTCTTGGAACTCGGCGCGGACCATGTCATCGACTATGAAAACGAGAATTACATCGATACCATCCTGAACCTCACGGCCGGAAAGGGCGTCGATGTGGTAATCGACACCATAGGGGGCAATACCCTATCCGACAGTGGAAAGATCCTCGCACAGATGGGGCAAGTGGTCACCATCGTAGATATCGCACAACCGCAAAACCTTATCGAGGCCTGGGGGAAAAACGCATCCTATCACTTTGTCTTTACAAGACAGAACAGAAACAAACTCGACGAGCTCACCCGTTTGGTGGAGAACAACAAGCTGAGACCGGTACTAAAAAAGGTGTTCCCTTTGGAAGAAATCGGTAAGGCCCACAGCCTTTTGGAATTCAAAACGGGGGATAAAAACTTCTATGGAAAAATAGGTATTGAGGTTACAAAGGAAATGTAA
- a CDS encoding RidA family protein, with product MEKRTINPWTWQKERSYHQAVEVKNPEGTLYVSGQTAIDDEGISSDADMKTQLELALKNLEKVIEEAGYDCKNIVRLNIYTTSTEALWPHFNILQEWVEKQGMEQALTLLEVVSLFETLTVELEATVVK from the coding sequence ATGGAAAAACGAACAATTAATCCGTGGACTTGGCAAAAGGAACGAAGTTACCATCAAGCCGTTGAAGTGAAAAACCCGGAAGGCACCTTATATGTCTCCGGGCAAACGGCCATTGATGATGAGGGAATATCGAGCGATGCCGATATGAAGACCCAGTTGGAATTGGCCCTTAAGAATCTTGAAAAAGTGATCGAAGAGGCGGGTTATGACTGCAAGAACATTGTCCGATTGAACATTTATACCACATCCACCGAAGCATTATGGCCCCACTTCAATATCCTACAGGAATGGGTGGAAAAGCAGGGTATGGAACAGGCGTTGACACTATTGGAAGTGGTCAGTCTATTTGAAACCTTGACCGTTGAGCTTGAGGCAACTGTTGTGAAATAG
- a CDS encoding sigma 54-interacting transcriptional regulator: MKDKMQDALIKGQLMEKLPHEMCWLDEKGNIINANAKFRSALGYSKKECENLSISKINITVTPESWRKHWEEVHTNRNVRFTTIHKTKKGKFYEVEVNAQSFTYDGKKYICSILHELGETGFYKNLIEDTQSMADLGGWELNLYDGSILATQCALTIFKAKNPEDLVPAKIIHKFKDSEKVRSLLGQVINKGIAFEELFETNDSPPRYIRAMAKPILKGNKIYKVLGAYQDVTEFKNRESDLGLLSTVINNAQDLIYVYNEQGDLLYYSESLIPTLGYSKEELDQMSMFDLDPAVTDEFYNAHFDMLKAKGSHRFEWLIHRKDGTIFPVDITSSHLTYKGEDYCCSVVRDITTNKMHELQIYEALEEIKSLKERLEIENEYLQEEIGTKINFKNIICHSDAYKRVLVQVDQVAPTETTVLITGESGTGKELLARAIHNNSKRKERPLIKINCAVLPKDLIESELFGHKKGAFTGAVADKVGKFTLADGGTIFLDEIGELPLELQPKLLRVIQEMEFDELGSTKTKKVDVRVIAATNRDLKEMIRDGRFREDLYYRLNVFPIHNIPLRARKEDIPVLTQFFLEKYAMKAGKVFNRVSKDTIEALLNYNFPGNIRELENMIERAVIVENGPTLKPGNWIPHKDIPASSVGFKSFESIQKDYIIEVLDHTNWRVSGPSGAAKILKMKDKTLFAKMKRLGIEKVVSLKQRNNL, translated from the coding sequence ATGAAAGACAAGATGCAAGATGCCCTGATCAAAGGGCAGTTAATGGAAAAACTGCCCCATGAAATGTGCTGGCTGGATGAAAAGGGCAACATCATCAACGCCAATGCCAAGTTTCGCAGTGCATTGGGCTATAGTAAAAAAGAATGCGAAAACTTATCAATTTCGAAAATCAACATTACCGTAACTCCCGAAAGCTGGCGAAAACATTGGGAGGAGGTTCACACGAACCGTAATGTACGTTTCACGACGATCCACAAGACCAAAAAAGGGAAATTCTATGAAGTCGAGGTCAATGCCCAGAGCTTTACCTATGATGGAAAAAAATACATATGTTCCATCTTACATGAACTGGGAGAGACCGGTTTTTACAAAAATCTGATCGAGGACACCCAGTCCATGGCGGATTTGGGCGGGTGGGAGCTCAACTTATATGATGGGTCCATCTTGGCCACGCAATGTGCCCTGACAATATTCAAGGCCAAGAACCCAGAAGACCTGGTCCCTGCCAAGATCATCCATAAATTCAAGGACAGTGAAAAGGTCAGGTCTTTACTTGGGCAGGTCATCAACAAAGGAATTGCTTTTGAAGAGCTATTCGAAACCAACGATTCCCCTCCCCGTTATATCAGGGCCATGGCCAAACCCATCTTAAAAGGAAATAAAATCTATAAGGTTCTTGGCGCCTATCAAGATGTGACAGAATTCAAGAACAGGGAAAGTGACCTGGGCCTTTTGAGCACCGTGATCAACAATGCCCAAGATTTGATCTATGTATACAATGAACAAGGGGATTTATTATACTATAGCGAATCCTTGATTCCCACGTTGGGCTATAGCAAGGAGGAACTGGATCAAATGAGCATGTTCGATCTAGATCCTGCCGTCACGGATGAATTTTACAATGCGCATTTTGATATGTTAAAGGCCAAAGGCTCGCATCGGTTCGAATGGTTGATCCACAGAAAGGACGGGACCATTTTCCCTGTGGACATCACTTCAAGTCATTTGACCTATAAAGGAGAGGATTACTGTTGCTCAGTGGTGAGGGACATTACCACCAACAAAATGCACGAACTTCAAATTTATGAAGCTTTGGAAGAAATCAAATCCTTGAAAGAGCGCTTGGAGATCGAAAACGAATATTTGCAGGAGGAAATCGGCACTAAAATAAATTTCAAAAACATCATATGTCATAGTGATGCCTATAAGCGTGTACTTGTTCAAGTCGATCAAGTGGCCCCTACGGAAACAACGGTATTGATTACCGGTGAATCCGGAACGGGCAAGGAATTATTGGCAAGGGCCATACACAACAATAGTAAAAGAAAAGAACGTCCCCTGATCAAGATCAATTGTGCAGTCCTTCCCAAGGACCTCATCGAGAGTGAACTGTTCGGGCATAAAAAAGGTGCCTTTACAGGGGCTGTTGCCGACAAGGTGGGCAAGTTCACCCTTGCGGACGGGGGAACCATCTTCCTCGATGAAATCGGTGAATTGCCTTTGGAACTGCAACCCAAACTACTGCGAGTAATACAGGAAATGGAGTTTGATGAGTTGGGCAGCACCAAAACAAAAAAAGTCGATGTACGTGTCATTGCCGCCACCAATCGGGATTTGAAGGAAATGATTCGTGATGGCAGGTTCCGGGAGGATCTCTATTACCGACTGAATGTATTTCCCATACACAATATCCCCTTGCGGGCCCGGAAGGAAGACATTCCGGTGCTGACACAGTTTTTTTTGGAGAAATATGCAATGAAGGCCGGCAAAGTCTTTAATCGTGTATCAAAGGATACGATAGAAGCCCTGTTAAATTATAACTTTCCAGGGAACATCAGGGAATTGGAAAATATGATCGAGCGTGCGGTCATCGTGGAAAACGGCCCGACCCTAAAGCCCGGAAATTGGATACCGCATAAGGATATTCCAGCATCGAGCGTAGGCTTTAAATCCTTTGAGTCCATTCAAAAAGATTACATCATCGAAGTCCTCGACCATACCAATTGGCGGGTCAGTGGTCCCAGTGGAGCGGCCAAGATATTAAAGATGAAGGACAAGACCCTTTTTGCCAAAATGAAGCGATTGGGCATCGAAAAAGTAGTCAGTCTAAAGCAAAGAAACAACTTGTGA